In Fundulus heteroclitus isolate FHET01 chromosome 18, MU-UCD_Fhet_4.1, whole genome shotgun sequence, a single genomic region encodes these proteins:
- the ube4a gene encoding ubiquitin conjugation factor E4 A, with protein sequence MTDQGNNNHNISCNPFAALFSSLADAKQFASSQKPQQQSAQPPSEDSGESQSESENSVSDSVDDNDDSVAEISRSFRSRQELCEQLNVNHMIQRIFLITLDNSDPSLRGGNGIPPRCVYLEEMAADLDGQDWLDMDNIEQALFNRLLLLEPGNHLIYMTSCSAVNLSADRDAGEKCAIPYLFACYQRANEELTKVPEKLHSFAVRCKSLTVSNARTVLLTPEIYVNQNIHEQLLDLLLEGFRGARPEEVVEFVEEVIAGLLSDQEVRTFEEVIVPVFDIFQGRIKDLDLCQPLLYFYLDVLLYFSHHKDIAKVLMEHIQPKDPANGLQYQKSLLGVVLNISCLLKTPGVVEGHGYFLNPSRSSAQETKVQEANIHQFMGQFHEKLHQILKSLLQRSNETRHLLLTWLGNCLQANAGRAKIWANQMPEIFFQMYASDAFFLNLGAALLKLCQPFCKPCSPKLLTFNPTYCALKDVSEDERRNRNIHARGLEKETCLIPLPPQQQVESAQSYTLLTENLIFTQLTMHLGFHRLHEQMVKMNQSLHRLQVTWQDAQRTGSPMSEQLLEQFERLMIVYLSTKAATTQPAMLHCCLNLQASTAALLVQLGMGNQGPEHVALTFPLASLHNSTLCYIPEFFAENMGDFFIFLRRFADDVLETSAECLEHILNFITVFMGNVERMKNPHLRAKLAEVLEAVMPHMEPLAPGVAQPIVFQRERVFCSYVHAPQLAEALITVFVDIEFTGDPHQFEQKFNYRRPMYPILKYMWSKDSYRESIKHLANYASENLEAMNPPLFLRFLNLLMNDAIFLLDEAIQYLSKIKILQLERDRGEWESLAPDARREKESSLQMFGQLGRFHNIMSNETIGTLAFLTSDIKGIFVHPFLAERIISMLNYFLQHLVGPKMGALKVKDFSEFDFKPQQLVSDICTIYLNLGDEENFCATVPKDGRSYSPTLFSQTVRVLKKINKPGDMIVAFGLLADKIKSHADRQQQEEETYADAPDEFLDPIMSTLMLDPVLLPSSNVTVDRSTIARHLLSDQTDPFNRSPLTMDQIKPNEELKQQILQWLEQHRQDKQQQQELGPSG encoded by the exons ATGACTGACCAGGGCAACAACAATCACAACATCTCCTGCAACCCCTTCGCTGCCCTCTTTAGCTCGCTGGCTGATGCCAAACAGTTTGCATCCAGCCAAAAACCACAACAGCAGTCTGCCCAGCCGCCCT CGGAGGACTCGGGAGAAAGCCAGTCGGAGTCGGAGAACTCGGTCTCCGACAGCGTCGACGACAACGATGACTCCGTGGCAGAGATCAGCCGCTCCTTCCGGTCCCGGCAGGAGCTTTGTGAACAGCTCAACGTCAACCACATGATCCAGAGGATATTTTTGATCACTCTCGATAACA GCGACCCTAGTCTGAGAGGAGGTAATGGGATCCCTCCTCGGTGTGTTTACCTGGAAGAAATGGCCGCTGATCTGGATGGCCAGGACTGGCTGGACATGGACAACATAGAGCAG GCTCTGTTTAaccgcctgctgctgctggagccgGGAAACCATCTCATTTACATGACATCCTGCAGTGCAGTGAACCTGTCTGCTGACCGGGATGCTGGAGAAAAATGTGCCATCCCTTACCTTTTTGCTTGTTACCAGAGGGCCAATGAGGAG TTGACAAAAGTACCCGAGAAGTTGCACTCGTTTGCTGTTCGCTGCAAGTCCCTGACGGTGTCCAACGCGCGGACCGTTCTGCTCACCCCAGAAATCTACGTCAACCAGAACATCCACGAGCAACTTCTGGACCTCCTGCTCGAAGGGTTCAGAGGAGCAC GGCCCGAGGAGGTGGTCGAGTTTGTGGAGGAGGTCATCGCCGGCCTGCTGTCTGACCAGGAGGTGCGCACCTTTGAGGAGGTGATAGTTCCGGTCTTCGATATCTTCCAGGGGCGCATCAAAGACTTGGACCTTTGCCAGCCTCTGCTCTActtctacctggatgttctcctcTATTTTAGCCACCATAAGGATATCGCCAAg GTATTGATGGAGCACATACAGCCCAAAGACCCAGCTAATGGCCTGCAGTACCAGAAGAGCCTGCTGGGGGTGGTTTTGAATATTTCCTGCTTGCTGAAGACGCCAGGTGTTGTAGAGGGGCACGGCTACTTCCTGAACCCCTCTCGCTCCAGCGCCCAGGAGACAAAGGTCCAGGAGGCCAACATCCACCAG TTTATGGGTCAATTTCACGAGAAGCTACACCAGATCTTGAAAAGCTTGCTGCAGCGCTCCAATGAGACACGCCACTTGCTGCTCACGTGGCTGGGCAACTGCCTGCAGGCTAACGCAGGCCGAGCCAAGATCTGGGCCAACCAGATGCCGGAGATCTTCTTCCAGATGTATGCCTCGGATGCGTTTTTCCTCAACCTGGGTGCCGCTCTGCTGAAGCTGTGCCAGCCGTTCTGCAAGCCCTGTTCACCCAAACTGCTCACCTTCAACCCCACATACTGCGCGCTCAAAGATGTGAGCGAAGACGAGCGGCGTAACCGTAACATCCATGCAAGAG GTCTGGAGAAGGAGACGTGCCTGATCCCTTTGCCCccccagcagcaggtggagtccGCGCAGTCCTACACCCTGCTGACGGAAAACCTCATCTTCACACAACTCACCATGCACCTTGGCTTTCACAG ACTCCACGAGCAGATGGTCAAGATGAACCAGTCGCTCCATCGGCTCCAGGTGACGTGGCAGGACGCCCAGCGGACAGGCAGCCCCATGTCAGAGCAGCTCCTGGAGCAGTTTGAGCGTCTGATGATCGTGTATCTGTCAACCAAAGCTGCCACCACGCAGCCCGCCATGCTGCACTGCTGCCTTAACCTCCAAGCTTCCACCGCCGCTCTGCTCGTTCAGCTCGGCATGGGAAACCAGGGGCCCGAGCACGTAGCACTCACCTTCCCGCTGGCGTCCCTGCACAACAGCACGCTCTGCTACATACCAG AGTTCTTCGCAGAAAACATGGGAGACTTCTTCATCTTCCTGCGTCGCTTTGCGGACGACGTCCTGGAGACCTCTGCAGAGTGTCTGGAGCACATCCTTAACTTCATCACGGTCTTCATGGGGAACGTGGAGAG GATGAAGAATCCTCATTTAAGAGCCAAGCTTGCAGAGGTGCTGGAAGCCGTGATGCCTCACATGGAGCCGCTGGCCCCCGGTGTTGCTCAGCCGATCGTTTTCCAGAGGGAGAGAGTCTTCTGCTCCTATGTGCATGCACCTCAGCTGGCTGAGGCCCTCATCACTGTGTTTGTTGACATTGAGTTTACAG GTGATCCTCATCAGTTTGAACAGAAGTTCAACTATAGGAGACCCATGTATCCGATTCTGAAGTACATGTGGAGCAAAGACAGCTACAGAGAGAGCATCAAG CATTTGGCAAACTATGCATCGGAGAACCTGGAGGCCATGAACCCCCCTCTGTTCCTCAGGTTCCTCAACCTGCTCATGAATGATGCCATCTTTTTGTTGGATGAAGCTATTCAG TACTTAAGTAAAATTAAGATTCTGCAGCTGGAGCGTGACAGAGGGGAGTGGGAAAGTTTGGCCCCTGACGCCCGAAGAGAAAAAGAGTCGAGCCTGCAGATGTTTGGCCAATTGGGACGCTTCCACAACATCATGTCCAACGAGACTATTGGCACCCTGGCCTTCCTCACCTCAG ACATCAAGGGTATCTTTGTGCATCCGTTTCTGGCTGAGAGGATCATCTCCATGCTGAACTACTTTTTGCAGCACCTGGTCGGTCCAAAGATGGGTGCACTGAAAGTCAAGGACTTCAGCGAGTTTGACTTTAAGCCGCAGCAGCTCGTCTCTGACATCTGCACTATCTACCTAAACCTGGG tGATGAGGAAAATTTCTGTGCTACAGTCCCAAAGGATGGACGATCATATTCACCCACCCTCTTCTCCCAGACTGTCCGTGTGCTAAAGAAGATCAACAAGCCTGGCGACATGATTGTAGCGTTTGGGCTCCTAGCAGATAAAATAAAG TCCCATGCAGATAGGCAGCAGCAAGAAGAGGAAACCTATGCAGATGCTCCAGATGAATTCTTGGACCCCATCATGTCCACCCTGATGTTGGATCCTGTCCTCCTTCCCTCTTCCAATGTAACTGTAGACCGTTCCACTATAGCAAGACATCTCCTCAG CGACCAAACGGACCCTTTCAACCGCAGTCCTCTCACCATGGACCAGATCAAGCCAAACGAGGAGCTCAAACAGCAGATCTTACAGTGGTTGGAGCAGCACCGGCAggacaagcagcagcagcaggagctggGCCCCAGCGGCTAG